The genomic interval AATTGTAGTATAGCCCAACTTAGAATTAAAATCAATTTGTCTTTTTTTAAAAAAAATAAAAGAATTTATCTAAGCCCTTTTGTTAAAAACTTAAAATAAGCCTTAATAGATAAAAAAGTAAAAATAAGAAGCTACTAAATACTATATTATTCAATAATATAGTATTTATAAATAGTAAAATATGCTATTTTGCTATTGAATTTCTTATAAAGACTTAATTATTAAAGAGTGGCCAAATGAGTCAAGATTTTCTACTGCTATTATCAGGAAATATATTATTTTATTTCCCACACTAAGTTTTTTTTAAAACTCTTTTCTACACCATCTATATCCTTTTAAAAAATATTTTTTATATTTATTAAATCCTTTATTCATAATCTCTAATCTTATATTTTTTTTATTTCAATAAAAATCAAATTGCTTATAAAACTTTCTTATTATCCTTTTGATCTTGATATCTTTTAAAAAGTTTATTAAGAAAATCTTTTTGATTTTCAAAAATCTCATTCATCATAAAATTTGTAAAGTTAGCATTACTTTTATAAAAATCATAACTTTCTTGACTTTTAAGCTGAAATCTTAGGGGTTTTATTGAATTTTGTTTTGATTTTTTTATTATTCCGCTTGTTTTATTCTTAACATATCTTATAGAGGCTCTTATTCCATTACTAGTTATAAAATTCTCTTCTAATAACCCTGTCTCAACTGCTGTGGCTAACCTTATATATTCATAAGATTGTGTCTTTGCTAATTTAAAATCTGATAAAAAATTTTTAAAAGATTTATATCCTCCTTCTACATAAAGCTTCTTGTCATTTATTTTCTTAAGGATCTTCATAGTATCAATAATATTATATATTTCTGATTTAATATTATTTCTTAATTGTGTAATCAATTGTTCAAATTCTTCTTTTCTTTGATTTTCATTACTTTGATCAAGAATATAATTTAAACTATTTTCCGAAATTCTTTTGTTAATTTTTAAATTAACACTTTTTTTATTCATATCTTCTCCTTTATGCTCAATCAATCCGGCGTGCCGAACTTATTAAGTTTATTGATTTTTATAATTTCCCTAAAAAAGTTTCCAATATTTTTTTATATTCAATAATATAGTCTTTTGTAAAATCAAATTTTTCATTACACCCTATTCTTTTATTTAAATCTTCCCTTTCGCTTATACATCCTAAAAACCCATTTTTCATACTTACTATTTCCATTAATTGTTTATGGGTAACATTTTTTTTAAATCTTGTTACAGTAATAAACACCGGTATTCCAGCCACTTCTTTTATAAACCTTCTCAATGTTTCAAATCCTTCAACTGCCCATTTTTCTGCTGTCATTGGAGATATTACATAGTTGCTACTAATTAGAGAAATCTTTAATGTAAAATTCCTTTTGGGATTAGTATCAATTATGACATAATCATAGTTATCTATTATAGAATTTAATTTTGTCTTTAATGAAAATTCAATAGATAGGTGTCGGTTATCATAATAATAATCTCCATTTAATTCATCAACTGTTATATAACTAGGTATCAAAGCTATATTATTATCAACATTAATAATACTTTTATTAATATCCATACCATCTTTTATAACATTTCCTATATTTATTTTAGAAACATCAAAATTTTTTGTTTCCAATTCATTATAATAATAGCTTGTAGTAGCAGCCTGATCATCTATATCTATTAAAAGTACTTTATACTTCTGTGCTAATAAATTTGCAAGTATTATTGAGGTTGTACTTTTCCCAACACCACCTTTAAGGCTTGCAATGGTTATTATTTTTGGTTTTTTTCTATCCATCTTATAAGTATTCCTTCTTCTGGATATTCTTTATCATAAAATTCATATACATGTTTTTCTAATTTTGTAAACATATCAATACATGCTATATTATAGGGTGTATTTGATTTTTCTTTTTTTAACAAACGAAGCAATCCCTTAAAATAGCAAAAAACACTTCCTTTTTTAAATCTAAATTCTATGTAGTATGCTTTTGATAATCCATATGATTTTATGATTCCATTTGTTTCATATTTTACAAAAATATTTTTTATTGGTTTTCTATAACCATAATAAATTCCTAGAAATTGATCTCCTTCTTTTACAGAATATAAACGAACTTCTTCAACTTTCATTTGATTAAATAAAGTTCTCAATGATATACGACATTCATTTCTTTTATTATCAATTCCGAGTTTGTAAATGTCCATCATTATTTTTGTATGGTATATGGTTTTACCATTTTGTTTTTCGATCTTTATGAAACGATTTTTATTTTTACATTTAATTCTTGTTTTTTCTATTTGTGTAGATTTAAGCACGCTTTCCATGTTTAATCCTTATGTAATATCTTTATTTAATTCTTTTACGCTTAAGAAATTTTTTCTTTTTTTATCGTTTCTAATAATTCATAATAATAAGTGTTAAATACTTTGTTATATTCTAATTTCTTTATACTATTTAAATAGGTTTTTATAATTGGCTTTAAAATTTCTATTGTGGATTCTTTTTTTAATTGTTCAATAAGTATGCTAAAAATATTTATTTTTATATGATTATAATTTTTTAGTGAACTTTCTTTTTTTCTTTCAATTGATTTTTCTAGCTTTTGTTTTATGTTATTAAGGTCTTTATATTTTTGATTTTCAATGATAAAATGGGGTTTAAATTTGTAATTTTTGTATATGTTTTGGATATGAGTTTTTAATTGTTGAACATTATAACCCTTTGTTTCTAATTCTTTTTGAATATTATCTAATATTTTCTTTAATTTTGTCTGCTTTTTTTTAAAGCAAATTTTATTTATATTATTATTATTATTATTTTTGTTTTTTATTAAGTTAATTTCAATTCTTTTTATAATTTTCATTATTTCAATTAATTTATCCTTACTAATATTCAAATTCAAAATAGGAAGAACTTTTTTTGATAAAAAATTACATTTATTAAAATATTTTTTTAGTTGATACTTTTCTATTTCGCCATTTTCTTTTTCTTCTTTTATATTATTATTATTATTAATACACTCCTCTAAATTTAGATTCCCTTCTTTAGTAAATTTATCTTTAAGATATCTATTAACTCTTGTTTGGAATCTTATATCTTTCTTCTCTTTAAAATATTTATTGATTTTAAGGTAGCATTCTTTTTTGGGGTAATTAAGTTTGTAGTAAATTTCAGTTCCACAATTTACTCCCAGGTGTTTATGGTAGTTGGT from Borreliella afzelii carries:
- a CDS encoding chromosome replication/partitioning protein, with translation MNKKSVNLKINKRISENSLNYILDQSNENQRKEEFEQLITQLRNNIKSEIYNIIDTMKILKKINDKKLYVEGGYKSFKNFLSDFKLAKTQSYEYIRLATAVETGLLEENFITSNGIRASIRYVKNKTSGIIKKSKQNSIKPLRFQLKSQESYDFYKSNANFTNFMMNEIFENQKDFLNKLFKRYQDQKDNKKVL
- a CDS encoding ParA family protein, with product MDRKKPKIITIASLKGGVGKSTTSIILANLLAQKYKVLLIDIDDQAATTSYYYNELETKNFDVSKINIGNVIKDGMDINKSIINVDNNIALIPSYITVDELNGDYYYDNRHLSIEFSLKTKLNSIIDNYDYVIIDTNPKRNFTLKISLISSNYVISPMTAEKWAVEGFETLRRFIKEVAGIPVFITVTRFKKNVTHKQLMEIVSMKNGFLGCISEREDLNKRIGCNEKFDFTKDYIIEYKKILETFLGKL
- a CDS encoding DUF226 domain-containing protein; translated protein: MESVLKSTQIEKTRIKCKNKNRFIKIEKQNGKTIYHTKIMMDIYKLGIDNKRNECRISLRTLFNQMKVEEVRLYSVKEGDQFLGIYYGYRKPIKNIFVKYETNGIIKSYGLSKAYYIEFRFKKGSVFCYFKGLLRLLKKEKSNTPYNIACIDMFTKLEKHVYEFYDKEYPEEGILIRWIEKNQK
- a CDS encoding plasmid maintenance protein; this translates as MQNILINPKDTPCQNKLQHKLIVFISTLKYINSKYKKYTQSNILYYFNENLKRNGQLTVKLKTMQNYLYKLEKEIKVTTNYHKHLGVNCGTEIYYKLNYPKKECYLKINKYFKEKKDIRFQTRVNRYLKDKFTKEGNLNLEECINNNNNIKEEKENGEIEKYQLKKYFNKCNFLSKKVLPILNLNISKDKLIEIMKIIKRIEINLIKNKNNNNNNINKICFKKKQTKLKKILDNIQKELETKGYNVQQLKTHIQNIYKNYKFKPHFIIENQKYKDLNNIKQKLEKSIERKKESSLKNYNHIKINIFSILIEQLKKESTIEILKPIIKTYLNSIKKLEYNKVFNTYYYELLETIKKEKIS